Sequence from the Fictibacillus arsenicus genome:
CGCTAGAAGATCTCAGCCAGGAGCGTTCACTAAAACGGTCATAACAGATTGCAGCAGACCCGATTCCCTTTGGACCTCTTTCTAATTGATAGTCTGTGATGTACTGAATGGCATTCTCTGCAAGTCCCTCATAATAAGGAAAAGTCGTTATAAATAGATGGTCAAAATCATTTTTTTGTTTTCTCGCTGACACTTCAGCATATGTGTTGTGCATTTCATCAACACGGTTCATCCATAAGAGTGGCCATTGCCCATAGGCAACCTGCTGAACCGGGTAATATTGCTCGAGCCCTTTACCCCTTTTATGAAATTCTGCCAGCTCCATTCCTAATGAAACATTCCGCTGTTCTTCCTTCTTATGAGACTTTTTGAAGATGATTACGGATTCTCCATCTACATATGCACTAGGCATGTTTGTAATGGTCGGATGAAGTACGGGCAAGTTGCTTTCTCCCCGCTGCTGCAATAAATCACTGATGAATATCATTTCCTGCAATTTCTCATATGTCATCTGCTGCTGAGGAATAACAATATACTGGTCTCCCTTGCAGGTAAATGTCCGGTACCCGGATTCCGATCGTCTGTCTTCACAAACAAGTTGATAATGATGAAAAATATCTCTTTCAAACAAAGGCGATCCCCCCACCTATCAGCTTTCCACGGCTGCAAGATCATTAACATCCGCATATATGGATACACCATTGTATGCCCATATTGGCGAAGTGGTTAGCTTTTTTTGATAAATTCATAACTTTATCGTGAAAACATATACTATACAAAGCTAAGGAGACTACAGGAAAAGGAGTACAGGGATGCAAAATAAAAAAGTGGAAAATGTCGAAGAAACAGCACGCAAATTGCTGAACGAACGGGGCGTTACGGTAAACGATATAGCTGAACTCGTTTATTTTCTCCAAGTCCCCTACCATCCTGATTTAAAAATGGATGTATGCAGAGAAAATGTTGAAAGAGTCATTGCAAAGCGTGAAGTTCAAAATGCCATATTAACTGGCATCGGGCTTGATGTTCTAGCTGAAGAAAAGAAGTTAGAACAGCCGCTTCAAGAAATTTTGGCTAGAGATGAGAGTCTTTATGGTATTGATGAAATTATTGCACTTTCTATAGTAAATATATATGGTTCGATTGGATTTACGAACTACGGATTCATCGACAAACAAAAACCTGGTATTTTAGAAAAATTAAATGATAAGTCTACTGGCAAAGTTCACACGTTTTTAGATGATATTGTAGGTGCAATCGCAGCAGCGGCATCCAGCCGACTGGCACACAGGGCTGC
This genomic interval carries:
- the yutH gene encoding spore coat putative kinase YutH; this translates as MFERDIFHHYQLVCEDRRSESGYRTFTCKGDQYIVIPQQQMTYEKLQEMIFISDLLQQRGESNLPVLHPTITNMPSAYVDGESVIIFKKSHKKEEQRNVSLGMELAEFHKRGKGLEQYYPVQQVAYGQWPLLWMNRVDEMHNTYAEVSARKQKNDFDHLFITTFPYYEGLAENAIQYITDYQLERGPKGIGSAAICYDRFSERSWLRSSSGFIKLPVGWVIDSPMRDMAECIREKIYQPQFRSDEVLNLIDDYEKVKPLSKGAWRLLYGRLLFPSQYFDTVEGHYKNERDIGKELYVRRFTDLISYERQNEYFLKSFFRSIGLPVRELNIPMVDWLVPMI
- a CDS encoding phosphatidylglycerophosphatase A family protein, giving the protein MQNKKVENVEETARKLLNERGVTVNDIAELVYFLQVPYHPDLKMDVCRENVERVIAKREVQNAILTGIGLDVLAEEKKLEQPLQEILARDESLYGIDEIIALSIVNIYGSIGFTNYGFIDKQKPGILEKLNDKSTGKVHTFLDDIVGAIAAAASSRLAHRAANTE